In Thalassospira marina, the following are encoded in one genomic region:
- a CDS encoding ABC transporter permease encodes MKRELDFRNLLNKDNNIVQLIAMTILIFVVMTALSPDKFLRYYNFESITYTFPELGLLSIAMMIAMLTGGIDLSVIGIANLSGIFAGVMFKKFATDAGVAETGFGIVLMGGVIALGTGLVAGALNGLLITRLKITPILATLGTGQIFTGLAIVMTGGPAIVGFPNAWAFIGNGKILGLATPFVLFVVLACLIAFMLRRTTFGINLMLIGTNPKAALFAGLKREKMVLLSYMLTGVMASIAGIILSGRTNAAKSDYGTSYLLQAVLIAVLGGTNPAGGRGTVLGVSIAVAALMLLSSGFQILRFSNHLIDFIWGVFLLLVIALNAYKNRTR; translated from the coding sequence ATGAAACGTGAACTGGATTTCCGCAACCTCCTCAACAAGGACAACAATATTGTTCAGCTGATCGCAATGACGATCCTGATCTTTGTTGTCATGACCGCGCTAAGCCCGGACAAGTTCCTGCGCTATTACAACTTTGAATCCATCACCTATACCTTCCCGGAACTGGGCCTGCTGTCGATTGCGATGATGATCGCGATGCTGACAGGCGGCATTGATCTTTCGGTGATTGGTATTGCCAATCTGTCGGGCATTTTTGCCGGGGTGATGTTCAAAAAATTTGCCACCGATGCCGGTGTCGCCGAAACCGGATTTGGTATTGTGCTGATGGGCGGCGTTATTGCCCTTGGTACAGGTTTGGTGGCAGGCGCGCTTAATGGTCTGTTGATTACCAGGCTTAAAATTACGCCTATTCTGGCAACGCTGGGCACCGGGCAAATCTTTACCGGGCTTGCCATTGTCATGACGGGCGGGCCCGCCATTGTGGGCTTCCCCAATGCCTGGGCTTTTATCGGCAATGGTAAAATCCTTGGTCTGGCAACGCCGTTTGTGCTGTTTGTTGTGCTGGCCTGCTTGATAGCCTTCATGCTGCGCCGGACGACTTTTGGCATCAATCTGATGCTGATCGGCACCAACCCCAAGGCCGCCCTGTTTGCCGGCCTTAAGCGTGAAAAGATGGTGCTGCTGAGCTATATGCTGACAGGCGTTATGGCATCGATCGCCGGGATCATTCTTTCGGGCCGGACCAACGCGGCGAAGTCCGATTATGGAACGTCCTATCTGCTGCAGGCGGTTTTGATTGCTGTTCTGGGCGGAACCAACCCGGCCGGTGGCCGTGGAACGGTGCTGGGTGTATCAATTGCGGTTGCAGCGCTTATGCTGCTCTCGAGCGGTTTTCAGATCCTGCGTTTTTCCAACCATCTGATCGATTTTATCTGGGGCGTTTTCCTGTTGCTGGTGATCGCGCTCAACGCCTATAAAAATCGCACACGTTAA
- a CDS encoding ABC transporter permease — translation MAWFQKSEVVIAGILVLAMILIGLVNPAFWSLDNMFSLLRSNVIIGIMALGVLLVMISGGIDVSFPAFAVASMYLTIKGMLYFNYDGVVLPFVAAATMGALFGCLNAFFVYKFRMIPLIVTLGTGSMVRGFLLGVVGTSMININKMPDALIDFGKSDIINMVKPDGTTYGLTAMIVVYVVLAIALHFVLRYTMIGRGVYALGGDPEAASRVGFNIRKITFFIYCVAGALAGFAGLLHSGMIWLANPRDFVGLELDVIAAVVLGGASIFGGRGSVLGTMLGVFMLVMVKNSLIIMKIDTTWQRVVVGVIIVIATAITAWRDRRANA, via the coding sequence ATGGCCTGGTTTCAAAAATCAGAGGTGGTCATCGCGGGCATTCTTGTGCTTGCCATGATCCTGATCGGGCTGGTCAACCCTGCCTTCTGGAGCCTGGACAATATGTTCAGTCTTCTGCGCAGCAACGTGATTATCGGCATCATGGCGCTTGGCGTCCTGCTGGTGATGATTTCGGGCGGGATTGACGTGTCTTTCCCGGCATTTGCTGTTGCCTCGATGTATCTGACCATCAAGGGCATGCTGTATTTCAACTATGATGGCGTTGTTCTGCCATTTGTTGCAGCAGCAACCATGGGCGCGCTGTTTGGCTGCCTGAATGCGTTTTTTGTTTATAAATTCCGCATGATCCCGCTGATCGTGACATTGGGCACGGGCAGCATGGTGCGCGGGTTCCTGCTGGGTGTTGTTGGCACCAGCATGATCAATATTAACAAAATGCCTGATGCGCTGATCGATTTTGGCAAATCCGACATCATCAATATGGTCAAGCCCGATGGCACGACCTATGGCCTGACGGCGATGATTGTCGTTTATGTTGTGCTGGCAATCGCGCTGCATTTTGTACTGCGCTATACCATGATCGGACGTGGCGTTTATGCCCTGGGCGGTGACCCGGAAGCTGCCAGCCGTGTTGGTTTCAACATTCGCAAAATCACCTTCTTCATCTATTGCGTAGCTGGTGCCCTGGCTGGTTTTGCCGGGCTGTTGCATAGCGGCATGATCTGGCTTGCCAATCCGCGCGATTTTGTCGGGCTGGAACTGGACGTGATTGCGGCAGTGGTTCTTGGCGGTGCATCCATTTTTGGGGGGCGCGGGTCTGTTTTGGGGACCATGCTGGGCGTATTCATGCTGGTGATGGTGAAAAACAGCCTGATCATCATGAAGATCGACACGACATGGCAGCGCGTTGTTGTCGGTGTCATTATTGTAATTGCCACGGCCATTACGGCATGGCGTGACCGCCGTGCAAACGCGTGA
- a CDS encoding sugar ABC transporter ATP-binding protein, protein MSENFIELRNVRKEFAGVVALNDLSLTIRKGEIHCLAGENGSGKSTLIKVMSGVYQPDAGEVYIDGNKVENLSPMASIEHGVQVIYQDFSLFGNLTVAENLAMNVQLREQRHVLNWRKVREIAKEAVNRLGVDLDLDKDVEKLSTAGKQLVAIARALMSDARLIIMDEPTTALTGKEIETLFRIVKDIQSRGIAILFVSHKMREMLEISEHITVIRNGQKVADGPTSEFDEALITRHMTGSDIVSEPYIWDRQKYGLMPARVETKDLSFGSDLDHINLAIKPGEIVGLSGLLGSGRTELALSLFGMMPGYSGTISINGQETTLTTPQDAIKAGVAYVPEDRLSEGLFLTQGIDRNMLSTSYEKLAPGLLIDRKKSEEWVETMIRDMQIATPTGKKLVKELSGGNQQRVVIARWLLTNAKFLILNGPTVGVDVGSKAEIHRIIRELAQKEGLAVLMISDDVPELVHNCNRIVLMHRGAFVEEMASVDTSEDQISDKLKNLT, encoded by the coding sequence ATGTCTGAAAATTTTATTGAATTGCGAAACGTCCGGAAGGAATTTGCCGGCGTTGTTGCGCTTAACGATCTTTCGCTGACGATCCGAAAAGGCGAAATCCATTGTCTTGCCGGTGAAAACGGGTCGGGTAAATCCACCCTGATCAAGGTTATGTCTGGCGTATATCAGCCAGATGCCGGCGAAGTTTACATTGATGGTAACAAGGTTGAAAACCTCTCACCCATGGCCTCGATCGAGCATGGGGTGCAGGTTATTTATCAGGACTTTTCCCTGTTTGGAAACCTGACCGTTGCCGAAAATCTTGCCATGAACGTGCAATTGCGCGAACAGCGCCATGTGCTGAACTGGCGCAAGGTTCGTGAAATTGCCAAGGAAGCGGTCAACCGTCTTGGGGTTGATCTTGACCTCGACAAGGACGTTGAAAAGCTCTCGACCGCGGGCAAGCAGCTGGTTGCCATTGCGCGCGCGCTGATGTCGGATGCCCGTCTGATCATTATGGACGAGCCGACAACCGCGCTGACCGGCAAGGAAATCGAAACGCTTTTTCGCATCGTCAAGGATATCCAGTCGCGCGGGATTGCCATTTTGTTTGTCAGTCACAAAATGCGCGAAATGCTGGAAATCAGCGAGCATATTACCGTTATTCGTAACGGCCAGAAGGTTGCTGATGGCCCGACCAGCGAATTTGACGAAGCCCTGATCACCCGTCACATGACGGGATCGGACATTGTTTCCGAACCCTATATCTGGGATCGCCAGAAATACGGGCTGATGCCAGCCCGTGTCGAAACAAAGGATCTGTCCTTTGGCAGCGACCTTGACCACATAAACTTGGCGATCAAGCCGGGTGAAATTGTGGGGCTGTCCGGTCTTTTGGGATCGGGCCGTACCGAACTGGCCCTGTCGCTGTTTGGCATGATGCCGGGCTATAGCGGCACCATTTCGATCAATGGCCAGGAAACAACCCTGACGACCCCGCAGGATGCCATCAAGGCCGGTGTGGCCTATGTACCTGAAGATCGCCTCAGCGAAGGGCTGTTCCTGACCCAGGGAATTGATCGCAACATGCTTTCAACCAGCTATGAAAAGCTGGCACCGGGCCTTCTGATTGATCGGAAGAAGTCCGAAGAGTGGGTTGAAACCATGATCCGCGACATGCAGATCGCAACCCCGACCGGCAAAAAGCTGGTGAAGGAGCTTTCGGGTGGTAACCAGCAGCGTGTTGTGATTGCGCGCTGGCTTTTGACCAATGCCAAATTCCTGATCCTGAACGGCCCGACTGTTGGGGTGGATGTGGGCTCGAAGGCCGAAATTCACCGTATTATCCGCGAACTGGCCCAGAAGGAAGGGCTGGCCGTGCTGATGATTTCCGATGACGTGCCGGAACTGGTCCATAACTGTAACCGTATTGTCCTGATGCATCGCGGGGCCTTTGTCGAGGAAATGGCGTCAGTCGATACCTCCGAAGACCAGATCAGCGACAAGCTCAAGAACTTAACGTAA
- a CDS encoding autoinducer 2 ABC transporter substrate-binding protein, with translation MNKLLSSLVVAGSLFAGAAHADEAVKTPDVIQKFTSEATGKEYSIATVVKVDGIAWFDRMREGVKQFGEDTGHDTWMVGPSAADAAAQVQLVENLIAQGVDAINIVPFSVEAVEPVLKKARDRGIVVIAHEASNLKNADYILEAFDNKAYGAKLMEVLGKSMDGKGKYAATVGSLTSKSQNEWIDGAIEYQKEHFPDMELVTKRLETYDDANTDYTKLKETLTTYPDLKGIVGGPMPTSAGAGRLIAERGLQGKLHFAGTGLVSVAGEYLANGDIQYIQFWDPAVAGYAMNMLAVMALDGKGDQIKAGLDLGLPGYTNLSTPEGSNANLVYGQGWVGVTKENMDKYNF, from the coding sequence ATGAACAAGCTTCTTTCGTCGCTTGTCGTCGCGGGTTCCCTGTTTGCAGGTGCTGCCCACGCGGACGAAGCGGTCAAAACGCCGGACGTTATTCAGAAATTCACATCCGAAGCCACCGGCAAGGAATATTCCATTGCAACCGTGGTCAAGGTTGATGGTATTGCCTGGTTTGACCGCATGCGCGAAGGTGTCAAACAGTTTGGCGAAGACACCGGTCATGACACCTGGATGGTCGGACCGAGTGCCGCTGACGCCGCGGCCCAGGTGCAGCTGGTTGAAAACCTGATCGCCCAGGGCGTTGATGCCATCAATATCGTGCCGTTTTCGGTCGAAGCTGTTGAGCCGGTCCTTAAAAAGGCCCGTGATCGCGGTATCGTCGTTATCGCGCACGAAGCATCGAACCTGAAAAACGCCGATTACATTCTTGAAGCCTTCGACAACAAAGCCTATGGCGCGAAGCTGATGGAAGTTCTGGGCAAATCCATGGACGGCAAAGGCAAATATGCCGCAACCGTCGGTAGCCTGACCTCCAAATCCCAGAATGAATGGATTGATGGTGCGATCGAGTACCAGAAAGAACATTTCCCGGATATGGAACTGGTGACCAAGCGTCTCGAAACCTATGACGACGCCAACACCGACTACACCAAGCTTAAAGAAACCCTGACCACCTACCCGGACCTGAAGGGTATCGTTGGCGGTCCGATGCCGACTTCGGCTGGTGCCGGTCGTCTGATCGCGGAACGCGGCCTGCAGGGTAAACTGCACTTCGCCGGTACCGGTCTGGTTTCGGTTGCGGGTGAATACCTGGCAAATGGCGACATCCAGTACATCCAGTTCTGGGATCCGGCCGTCGCTGGTTATGCCATGAACATGCTTGCCGTTATGGCACTCGATGGCAAAGGCGACCAGATCAAAGCCGGTCTGGACCTTGGCCTGCCGGGTTACACCAATCTCAGCACCCCGGAAGGCAGCAATGCCAACCTGGTTTATGGCCAGGGCTGGGTCGGTGTGACCAAGGAAAACATGGACAAGTATAACTTCTGA
- the deoC gene encoding deoxyribose-phosphate aldolase, which produces MSNGQIPVAAGDLAAYIDHTLLAADATPDQIVSLCADARKHSFKAVCVNPIFIPLVVRELADSGVLACSVVCFPFGADPVSAKVLETRWVVEQGAREVDMVIALGLLKSGDTDAVRADIAAVKEACGDAVLKVIIETALLTDEQKVIACELSKQAGADFVKTSTGFAGGGATVEDIALMRKTVGPDLGVKASGGVRTTEDAFKMIAAGASRIGASASIRIIGQ; this is translated from the coding sequence ATGTCGAATGGTCAGATTCCGGTCGCCGCTGGCGACCTTGCCGCTTATATTGATCACACCCTGCTGGCAGCCGATGCCACCCCCGATCAGATTGTTTCCCTGTGTGCTGATGCGCGCAAACATTCCTTCAAGGCGGTTTGCGTTAACCCGATTTTCATTCCGCTTGTTGTTCGTGAACTTGCTGACAGCGGTGTGCTGGCATGCTCGGTCGTGTGTTTTCCGTTTGGGGCCGACCCGGTTTCGGCCAAGGTGTTGGAAACCCGCTGGGTTGTTGAACAGGGTGCCCGCGAAGTAGACATGGTCATCGCCCTTGGCCTGCTGAAAAGCGGCGACACCGATGCCGTGCGCGCCGATATTGCAGCAGTTAAGGAAGCCTGTGGTGATGCGGTTCTGAAGGTAATTATCGAAACGGCATTATTGACGGACGAACAAAAGGTTATTGCCTGCGAACTGTCCAAACAGGCCGGTGCCGATTTTGTCAAAACTTCCACCGGTTTTGCTGGTGGTGGCGCCACGGTCGAGGATATCGCCCTGATGCGCAAAACCGTTGGCCCGGATCTGGGGGTCAAGGCTTCTGGTGGTGTGCGCACCACCGAAGATGCTTTCAAGATGATTGCGGCTGGGGCATCGCGCATTGGCGCAAGTGCCAGCATTCGGATCATTGGTCAGTAA
- a CDS encoding DeoR/GlpR family DNA-binding transcription regulator: protein MSTKSLDRIETLTRNLEVSNVIRLKDAADLLGVSEMTVRRDVAACENIFTYMGGYITLKSPAAGGLGYIMDRERGAHTDLKRAACQIAARYVKAGDTIFLDCGTTIPYLANALPENRDITVVCYSINVAEILCKKPGLRVIMLGGMYHASSASFADSNSVNAILNLNINTAFMSAGGVNISRGVSCSNPHEVDIKQAVLDTAANKILVVDSTKFNVIKPMLFAKLGQFDMICTDPQCDPDLAGKTGCPLICE, encoded by the coding sequence ATGTCGACCAAATCGCTGGACCGTATCGAAACCCTGACCCGCAACCTTGAGGTCAGCAATGTTATCCGGCTTAAAGATGCTGCCGATCTGCTTGGCGTTTCAGAAATGACGGTCCGTCGCGACGTTGCCGCCTGTGAAAACATTTTCACTTATATGGGCGGCTATATTACCCTGAAATCCCCGGCGGCAGGCGGGCTGGGATATATCATGGACCGCGAACGCGGCGCCCATACCGACCTTAAACGCGCGGCCTGCCAGATTGCGGCACGCTATGTCAAAGCGGGCGATACCATCTTTCTTGATTGCGGCACCACCATCCCATACCTTGCCAACGCACTGCCGGAAAACCGCGATATTACCGTGGTTTGCTATTCCATCAATGTGGCTGAAATCCTGTGTAAAAAGCCGGGATTGCGGGTAATCATGCTGGGCGGGATGTATCATGCGTCATCGGCATCCTTTGCAGACAGCAACAGTGTGAATGCCATTTTGAACCTTAATATCAATACGGCCTTCATGTCGGCAGGCGGGGTGAATATCAGCCGGGGGGTCAGTTGCTCCAACCCGCACGAGGTGGATATCAAACAGGCGGTTCTTGATACGGCAGCCAATAAAATTCTGGTGGTTGATTCAACCAAATTCAATGTCATCAAACCGATGCTGTTTGCCAAACTGGGCCAGTTCGACATGATCTGCACCGATCCGCAATGCGACCCGGATTTGGCCGGGAAAACCGGTTGCCCGCTGATCTGCGAATAA
- a CDS encoding fumarylacetoacetate hydrolase family protein, translated as MKLATFDVGGGPQLGLLQDGIMYDLTASGSPALASMLDLIDAGDAGLALARDAVATAPKHDASSVRFLAPLPQPRQIRDASSFPRHIANAPNGMHRLAAVLAGEADPGYQEGTVNEVYYKQPIFYITNRFSVFGHEADVIWPRYSQFMDYELEVAAVIGKGGRNISKADALDHVFGYTIFNDFSARDEQLREMAGWLGPAKGKSFDGGNVFGPVIVTRDEIPDPHKLRTIARINNRVVTDTTTEPILHGFDDMIAFISRDETLHPGEIIGSGTVNDGCGLERFEFLEDGDVVELEVEGIGILRNRVYRNKNL; from the coding sequence ATGAAACTTGCGACATTTGATGTGGGCGGTGGCCCGCAACTGGGCCTTTTGCAGGATGGCATCATGTATGACCTGACGGCGTCTGGTTCGCCGGCTTTGGCATCGATGCTGGATCTGATTGATGCGGGGGATGCGGGGCTTGCCCTGGCGCGCGATGCAGTTGCGACCGCCCCAAAGCATGATGCATCATCGGTGCGGTTTTTGGCACCTTTGCCGCAACCCCGGCAGATCCGTGATGCATCGTCTTTCCCGCGTCATATTGCCAATGCACCAAATGGAATGCATCGCCTTGCGGCCGTTCTGGCAGGCGAGGCCGACCCCGGTTATCAGGAAGGCACGGTAAACGAGGTTTATTACAAACAGCCGATTTTCTATATCACCAACCGGTTTTCCGTATTTGGCCATGAGGCGGATGTGATCTGGCCGCGTTACAGCCAGTTTATGGATTACGAACTGGAAGTTGCCGCCGTGATTGGCAAAGGGGGCCGGAATATCAGCAAGGCCGATGCCCTTGATCATGTTTTTGGCTATACCATTTTCAACGATTTTTCCGCGCGTGACGAACAATTGCGCGAAATGGCCGGGTGGCTTGGCCCGGCAAAGGGCAAAAGCTTTGACGGTGGCAACGTTTTTGGCCCGGTTATTGTGACGCGCGATGAAATTCCCGATCCTCACAAATTGCGGACCATTGCCCGCATTAACAACCGTGTGGTGACCGACACGACCACCGAACCCATTTTGCATGGTTTTGACGATATGATCGCCTTTATCTCGCGCGATGAAACCCTGCATCCCGGCGAGATTATCGGCTCTGGCACCGTAAATGACGGGTGTGGTCTGGAACGGTTTGAATTTCTTGAAGATGGCGATGTGGTTGAACTGGAAGTCGAGGGTATCGGCATTTTGCGAAATCGGGTTTATCGCAATAAAAACCTTTGA
- a CDS encoding cyclase family protein: MRIIDLARPLENTTYADPPGLAPKIDYFGHDQTADDLLAFFPGIGRDQLPGGEGWAVEMAHISTHNGTHVDAPYHYHSTMDGGKRAITIDEVPLEWFMGPGVRLDFREKPDGHVISADEIRTELDRIGHDLCPGDIVLVNTAAAAAWGTPQYVPTGCGMGREATLFLTEKGVRVCGTDAWSWDAPFTHTAKRVAETGNADLIWEGHRAGMERAYCQIEKLANLELLPDSGFEVITFPVKVAGASAGWCRPVALIRD, translated from the coding sequence ATGCGTATTATTGATCTTGCCCGCCCCCTTGAAAACACAACCTATGCCGATCCGCCCGGTTTGGCCCCGAAAATTGACTATTTCGGCCACGATCAAACCGCAGATGACCTGCTGGCCTTTTTCCCTGGCATCGGGCGGGACCAGTTGCCTGGCGGCGAAGGCTGGGCGGTGGAAATGGCCCATATATCCACCCATAACGGTACGCATGTTGATGCGCCCTATCATTATCATTCGACAATGGATGGCGGGAAACGCGCCATCACCATTGATGAAGTGCCGCTGGAATGGTTCATGGGGCCGGGCGTGCGCCTGGATTTCCGGGAAAAGCCCGATGGGCATGTGATTTCGGCCGATGAAATCCGCACTGAACTGGACCGTATCGGCCATGACCTTTGCCCCGGTGACATCGTGCTGGTGAATACGGCGGCAGCAGCGGCCTGGGGCACACCCCAATATGTGCCAACTGGGTGTGGCATGGGGCGCGAGGCAACATTGTTCCTGACGGAAAAGGGTGTGCGTGTTTGCGGCACTGATGCCTGGAGCTGGGATGCCCCCTTTACCCATACCGCCAAACGGGTGGCGGAAACCGGCAATGCCGATCTGATCTGGGAAGGCCACCGCGCCGGGATGGAGCGCGCCTATTGCCAGATCGAGAAACTCGCCAATCTGGAGCTGCTGCCTGATAGCGGGTTCGAGGTGATTACCTTTCCGGTGAAAGTTGCGGGTGCCAGTGCGGGCTGGTGCCGCCCTGTGGCCCTTATTCGTGATTAA
- a CDS encoding TRAP transporter large permease: MMDHLLIGYLSLIGIGIAIYAGIHVAIALAGISLFGVWAITGQLKLALNFVALSASDSIAEYTFGVVPLFVLMGLTVAESGLGRDTFAIIARALRRWRPGLGIATVLSNAVFAAITGISIASAAVFARVAVPEMVRAGTDRSLAVGLVAGSSVLGMLIPPSLLLILFAILTDSSVGDLFIGGVGPGLLLTLAYIIYLTLLGHFRPDKFTQIVPDKDAFAPDVETAEISGWQIVPVLFLAGVVLAGIYLGFFTPTEAGAVGAFMALAIGIAMQRIGFRSGWKIAQQTGHVTAAVCFLIVGASIYGRMLGFSGVPQSITQWAIDAGIGPLGFLFLYSLLLMAMGTVLDSSSIMLVTVPLAFPITQQLGIHPVHFGLVTVLAVEIGLLTPPLGLSVFVVQATLRDKGVNLGHVFRGAAPFAAIMALVLVMVILLPAITLALLKI; the protein is encoded by the coding sequence ATGATGGATCATCTTTTAATTGGCTATCTGTCCCTGATCGGGATCGGCATTGCGATTTATGCCGGTATCCATGTTGCCATTGCCCTTGCCGGAATTTCGCTGTTTGGTGTGTGGGCCATTACAGGGCAGCTTAAACTGGCGCTTAATTTTGTTGCCCTGTCGGCAAGTGACAGCATTGCCGAATATACCTTTGGTGTGGTGCCGTTATTTGTGTTGATGGGTTTGACCGTGGCGGAATCCGGCCTCGGGCGCGATACCTTTGCCATTATCGCCCGAGCCTTGCGGCGCTGGCGGCCGGGGCTTGGCATTGCAACGGTTTTGTCCAATGCTGTTTTTGCGGCAATCACGGGTATTTCCATTGCATCGGCGGCTGTTTTTGCCCGTGTTGCCGTGCCTGAAATGGTGCGTGCAGGAACCGACCGATCACTTGCCGTTGGGCTTGTGGCGGGGTCTTCGGTTTTGGGTATGCTTATTCCGCCCTCGCTGCTGCTGATCCTGTTTGCGATTTTAACAGACAGTTCGGTGGGCGATCTGTTTATTGGCGGGGTGGGGCCGGGGCTTTTGCTCACACTGGCCTATATCATTTACCTTACGCTGCTAGGGCATTTTCGCCCCGATAAATTTACCCAGATTGTGCCAGATAAGGATGCCTTTGCCCCGGATGTGGAGACAGCCGAAATTTCGGGCTGGCAGATTGTGCCGGTTCTGTTTCTGGCAGGGGTTGTTCTGGCCGGTATTTACCTTGGTTTTTTCACACCGACCGAGGCCGGTGCCGTGGGTGCCTTTATGGCGCTGGCGATTGGTATTGCCATGCAGCGTATTGGTTTTCGGTCCGGCTGGAAAATTGCCCAGCAGACCGGGCATGTTACCGCCGCGGTCTGTTTTCTGATTGTCGGCGCATCGATTTATGGGCGGATGCTGGGCTTTTCCGGTGTGCCGCAATCCATCACACAATGGGCGATTGATGCTGGGATCGGCCCGTTGGGCTTCCTGTTTTTATACAGCCTGCTTCTGATGGCGATGGGCACCGTGCTTGATTCATCCTCGATCATGCTGGTGACCGTGCCGCTTGCCTTTCCAATCACCCAGCAGCTTGGCATTCATCCGGTCCATTTTGGGCTGGTGACGGTTCTGGCTGTTGAAATCGGTCTGCTAACGCCGCCGCTGGGGCTGTCGGTTTTCGTGGTTCAGGCAACCCTGCGCGACAAGGGTGTCAATCTGGGCCACGTGTTTCGCGGGGCGGCACCGTTTGCCGCGATCATGGCGCTTGTGCTGGTCATGGTCATTTTGCTGCCCGCCATCACGCTTGCCCTGCTTAAAATTTAA
- a CDS encoding TRAP transporter small permease subunit, which produces MTAAAQGAANGDKDGDVPPSLLVRVADGLMIVTNVMATAWILLLMVLILADVAGRNLFLAPIAGVPEMVKYSIVGIVFLQIAHTHRCGEMVRSNGVMLMIGESFPRISILMDMFAQLCGMAFSLSLAWAIWPKLARSWQRGEMEGVSGHFQIAVWPFLLIITVGAVLLAVSFALSAVLAARRLRGGQ; this is translated from the coding sequence ATGACAGCCGCAGCCCAGGGTGCGGCAAACGGTGATAAAGACGGCGATGTGCCGCCGTCTTTACTGGTTCGTGTTGCCGACGGACTGATGATTGTTACCAATGTCATGGCAACGGCATGGATCCTGCTTTTGATGGTGTTGATCCTTGCCGATGTCGCCGGGCGCAATCTGTTTCTTGCGCCCATCGCCGGGGTGCCGGAAATGGTGAAATATTCCATTGTCGGCATTGTTTTCCTGCAAATTGCCCATACCCATCGCTGTGGCGAAATGGTCCGGTCAAACGGTGTCATGCTTATGATCGGCGAAAGTTTCCCGCGCATTTCCATTTTGATGGATATGTTCGCCCAGCTTTGCGGCATGGCGTTCAGCCTTAGCCTCGCCTGGGCGATCTGGCCAAAACTTGCCCGTTCCTGGCAGCGCGGCGAAATGGAAGGGGTTTCTGGCCACTTTCAAATCGCGGTTTGGCCGTTTTTGCTGATCATTACCGTTGGGGCCGTGCTTCTGGCGGTGTCGTTTGCCCTGTCTGCCGTGCTGGCCGCACGCCGTTTGCGTGGGGGGCAATGA
- a CDS encoding C4-dicarboxylate TRAP transporter substrate-binding protein, with translation MKRMSMRAAIAALAFSVMPAMSHAEEISVTTVAGHPPVFLWVKTLSETFIPSVNAALEGTDYKINWNEAYGGTLAKPGGALEAIEFGLAQVGIVSTLFEPSNLSLQNVTYVTPFGSDDVDLVLKTVDQMHDEIPGMRSLWHDHDLEYLGGAFGLEDYLLMTKFPVNSLKDLEGKKINAPGAAVNWLENTGAVGVAGDLTTYYNDIQTGVADGVVVFPTAAAAAKLYEVAPYVTRAHFGAQYAGGIAVGKTWFEDQPAEIQDAFRKGVKDFAVAYRSGLEERVKNAFSAMEKGGATITELPAAERTAWANALPPIALNWAKEQDDHGLPGTEVIDTYIRHLKDAGVTLPRDWSAK, from the coding sequence ATGAAACGAATGTCTATGCGTGCCGCAATTGCGGCTCTTGCCTTTTCGGTCATGCCCGCAATGTCCCATGCCGAAGAAATCAGTGTCACGACGGTTGCCGGGCATCCCCCGGTATTTCTGTGGGTTAAAACCCTGTCGGAAACTTTCATTCCCTCGGTCAATGCCGCACTTGAAGGGACGGATTATAAAATCAACTGGAACGAAGCCTATGGCGGCACCCTTGCCAAACCGGGTGGCGCGCTTGAGGCCATTGAATTTGGCCTGGCACAGGTGGGTATTGTTTCAACCCTGTTTGAACCATCCAATCTGTCTTTGCAAAACGTTACCTATGTTACGCCGTTCGGGTCCGATGATGTCGACCTGGTATTAAAGACAGTGGACCAGATGCATGACGAAATCCCGGGCATGCGCAGCCTGTGGCATGACCATGACCTGGAATATCTGGGTGGGGCGTTTGGCCTGGAAGATTATCTGCTGATGACGAAATTTCCCGTCAATTCGCTAAAGGATCTTGAAGGCAAAAAGATCAACGCACCCGGTGCGGCTGTGAACTGGCTGGAAAATACCGGTGCGGTTGGCGTCGCAGGTGATTTGACGACTTATTATAACGATATCCAGACGGGTGTTGCCGACGGCGTTGTTGTTTTCCCAACAGCGGCGGCTGCGGCCAAGCTTTATGAAGTTGCCCCCTATGTGACGCGCGCGCATTTCGGTGCCCAATATGCCGGGGGCATTGCCGTTGGTAAAACCTGGTTTGAAGACCAGCCCGCCGAAATCCAGGATGCCTTTCGCAAGGGGGTAAAGGATTTTGCCGTTGCCTATCGTTCCGGGTTGGAAGAACGGGTGAAGAACGCCTTTAGTGCCATGGAAAAAGGCGGGGCGACCATTACCGAACTGCCCGCAGCCGAGCGAACCGCCTGGGCAAATGCCCTGCCGCCCATTGCCCTTAACTGGGCAAAGGAACAGGATGACCATGGCCTGCCGGGAACCGAGGTGATCGACACTTACATCCGCCATTTGAAAGACGCGGGTGTAACCCTGCCGCGTGACTGGTCGGCAAAATGA